From Gammaproteobacteria bacterium, a single genomic window includes:
- a CDS encoding S8 family serine peptidase yields MKSFSERLKLGSKFSALFALQLCLAAGLLSCTQSDHFIPQGISGSVAIVPGTESDSDINNPDTTPTSNNSLNNVQSIGNPVQLGGFVQASSDPHDYFYVHLAQNQLIRLSTDPGPATVTLRLLNIAGSAVASDSNATYLSTLSVTAPASGDYYIHVLANSGSHNYVLSVGTATTAPVAVSGTSLAQTTTAGTTIAQTTRAHTEFALGEIIIEPATPSNGGSTSTLPAGVKPMGSLAQRFNLPLKTGLERGQLLRLGDKISRERIMAALGVQPNSSANAQEQLKQDTIAVLEKLQQQPGIRARLNYVRKALLTPNDVNYRQQWHYTMMNLPRAWDISAPQGQNTIVAVLDTRVLPHEDFNGQLLPEADFVNDGIYTTSESHGTHVAGTIAARTNNSIGVAGVAGLNARIMPVRVLDDNGYGYDHDIEQGIRYAAGLDNDLESTAETATRVANGEVADVINLSLGGPEGSGPTPAAYVQARAAGVIIVAAAGNERSNHPSYPAAYPEVVAVSAVDAKKISAFYSNFGSYISVAAPGGDIDADLNKDLNRDGIFSTLYNDFGDATYGLMSGTSMASPHVAGVAALMKSVYKNLSPEQFDTALSSGRIIEDLGLPGKDALYGYGLIDACKAVIYAAELAQTTVPVINSTLSVAPGILNFALSSDHADFQVSRGCGTTAVSVTEPSSDTPWISLRPLNVDTNGLGTYRATIDRAMLSQDPVRNTSGNIKINGSDLPALVQKQAQQTQINPQYLILYTYDSSLNRVVETDRRVFTHAAASFEFQFSNIPPGYYHLAYTSNFGGGNPVAISYFPDGYAIYCYYGEACDIRDVIMQPDGRIGGIHFLGGFDRISIN; encoded by the coding sequence ATGAAAAGTTTTAGCGAACGTTTAAAGCTTGGAAGCAAATTTTCCGCCCTCTTCGCCCTGCAACTCTGCCTTGCAGCCGGATTGCTGTCGTGCACCCAGAGCGACCACTTCATCCCCCAAGGCATCAGCGGTAGCGTCGCTATTGTTCCCGGCACGGAATCGGACTCAGACATCAACAATCCCGATACCACACCCACGAGCAATAATTCCTTAAATAACGTCCAGTCCATCGGCAACCCGGTACAACTGGGAGGATTTGTCCAGGCATCATCGGATCCACATGATTACTTTTACGTTCATCTGGCACAAAATCAGTTAATTCGCCTGAGCACAGATCCCGGACCCGCAACCGTTACATTGCGCCTGCTCAACATCGCCGGCAGCGCAGTCGCCAGTGACAGCAATGCGACTTATTTAAGTACCCTAAGTGTCACCGCCCCCGCCTCCGGCGACTATTACATCCACGTTCTAGCAAATTCAGGCTCACACAATTATGTCCTCTCGGTAGGTACAGCCACCACGGCGCCGGTCGCTGTGTCGGGCACATCCTTGGCACAAACAACAACTGCAGGAACAACCATTGCGCAAACGACAAGAGCACATACAGAATTTGCTCTGGGAGAAATTATTATAGAACCCGCCACTCCATCCAATGGAGGTTCAACCTCGACCTTACCCGCCGGAGTCAAACCCATGGGTTCACTGGCGCAACGATTTAACTTGCCGTTAAAAACCGGTCTGGAACGCGGACAACTGTTGCGTTTGGGAGATAAGATCAGTCGCGAGCGAATTATGGCCGCCCTGGGGGTGCAACCCAACAGCAGCGCCAACGCTCAGGAACAATTGAAACAGGACACCATCGCTGTACTGGAAAAATTACAGCAACAACCCGGCATTCGCGCCCGTCTTAACTATGTTAGAAAAGCCCTGTTAACACCCAATGACGTAAACTACCGCCAGCAATGGCACTACACGATGATGAACCTGCCACGGGCCTGGGACATTAGCGCACCCCAAGGCCAAAATACGATTGTTGCCGTACTGGATACTCGAGTGTTACCCCACGAAGACTTCAATGGCCAACTGCTACCCGAAGCGGACTTTGTAAACGACGGCATTTATACCACCAGCGAATCTCACGGCACCCATGTCGCCGGCACTATTGCGGCACGAACCAACAATAGCATCGGGGTCGCCGGGGTTGCCGGACTCAATGCCCGCATTATGCCCGTACGAGTGTTGGACGATAACGGTTACGGTTATGATCACGACATAGAACAAGGTATACGCTATGCTGCCGGCCTCGACAACGATTTGGAGTCGACCGCAGAAACCGCAACGCGTGTCGCAAACGGTGAGGTCGCGGACGTCATTAATCTCAGCTTGGGTGGCCCTGAAGGTTCCGGCCCAACACCGGCAGCATATGTGCAGGCTCGTGCTGCGGGCGTCATTATCGTTGCAGCGGCCGGTAACGAACGCTCGAACCACCCCTCCTATCCCGCCGCCTACCCGGAAGTGGTTGCGGTGAGCGCCGTGGATGCAAAAAAAATCTCTGCCTTCTATTCAAATTTCGGCTCCTATATCAGTGTCGCAGCACCCGGTGGAGATATCGACGCAGACTTAAACAAGGATCTGAACCGCGATGGGATTTTTAGCACGCTGTATAATGATTTCGGGGATGCGACTTATGGACTGATGTCCGGCACTTCCATGGCCAGCCCGCACGTGGCTGGAGTGGCCGCGCTAATGAAATCCGTGTACAAAAACTTAAGCCCCGAGCAATTCGATACCGCTCTGAGCAGTGGCCGTATCATCGAAGATTTGGGCTTGCCGGGCAAAGACGCACTCTACGGCTACGGCCTTATTGATGCCTGCAAAGCAGTGATTTACGCTGCCGAACTCGCTCAAACCACCGTACCCGTTATTAATAGCACTCTCAGCGTCGCTCCGGGTATTTTGAACTTTGCTCTTAGTAGTGACCATGCGGATTTTCAGGTGTCACGCGGCTGTGGCACGACAGCAGTCAGCGTCACTGAACCCAGCAGCGACACCCCCTGGATCAGCCTGCGCCCGCTTAATGTGGACACCAACGGGCTCGGCACCTATCGCGCCACCATAGATCGCGCCATGCTGAGCCAGGACCCGGTAAGAAATACCAGCGGAAACATTAAGATCAATGGTTCTGACCTACCGGCTTTGGTACAAAAGCAAGCGCAACAAACCCAAATCAATCCTCAATATCTGATATTGTATACCTACGATAGCTCGTTAAATCGTGTGGTGGAAACAGACCGCCGAGTGTTTACTCACGCCGCTGCATCGTTCGAGTTTCAATTTTCCAACATTCCCCCAGGCTATTACCACCTGGCCTACACCAGCAACTTTGGCGGAGGTAACCCGGTCGCCATTTCGTACTTCCCCGACGGCTATGCCATCTATTGCTATTACGGAGAAGCCTGCGACATACGTGATGTGATCATGCAGCCGGACGGACGAATTGGCGGCATTCACTTTCTCGGCGGATTTGACCGTATTTCAATCAATTAA
- a CDS encoding DUF302 domain-containing protein → MRYSRLRNITTMLLLVLGSACTPSHQAMVKPADFTQSQWIRHTTVPGQFEEVKSFLELAITDRGIKINNVSHIAEMLKRTGAEVGDETSLYSHGQAIEFCSATISRAMMKSNAHYISLCPYIIFIYELPQQPGTIHLSYRNLLVIDANDPTLQAVDQLLQDIVSELKQ, encoded by the coding sequence ATGCGCTACTCAAGGCTTAGAAACATTACCACTATGTTGTTACTGGTTTTGGGTAGCGCCTGCACCCCATCGCACCAGGCTATGGTAAAGCCCGCGGACTTTACCCAAAGTCAATGGATTCGCCATACCACGGTGCCTGGACAATTCGAAGAAGTGAAGTCCTTTTTGGAATTGGCCATCACGGATAGAGGCATCAAGATCAACAATGTCTCACACATCGCCGAAATGCTCAAACGTACCGGTGCGGAAGTGGGTGACGAAACATCGCTCTACAGTCACGGTCAGGCTATAGAATTTTGCAGCGCAACCATTTCTCGCGCCATGATGAAAAGCAATGCGCACTACATTTCGCTGTGCCCCTACATTATATTTATTTACGAACTACCACAGCAGCCCGGCACCATACACTTATCCTACCGCAACCTACTGGTAATCGATGCAAACGACCCGACACTACAAGCCGTAGACCAGCTACTGCAGGATATTGTCTCCGAGTTAAAACAGTGA
- a CDS encoding AAA family ATPase yields the protein MRTIMVLNAKGGCGKSTIATNLASYFAVSGKSTVLVDFDPQQSSLEWLNARDPKRPEIQGIDGTAEQVRVSKKSDVVIFDVPAVTHGKELASFVKRVETIVMPVLPSPLDIRAAAKFVQELRALSKVERNEVKIALVANRVRENTVVYHKLSVFLKSLKIPFIASLRDTQNYIRAADRGLGIFEMAPSAVQMDLDQWGPLIKWVNSKRSLP from the coding sequence ATGCGCACAATCATGGTTTTAAACGCCAAGGGTGGATGCGGTAAAAGCACCATAGCCACCAATCTGGCGAGTTATTTCGCGGTTAGTGGCAAATCGACAGTATTGGTGGACTTTGATCCACAACAATCCAGCTTGGAATGGCTCAATGCTAGAGATCCCAAACGCCCCGAAATTCAAGGCATAGACGGAACAGCTGAGCAAGTGCGTGTTTCCAAAAAAAGCGATGTGGTCATTTTTGATGTCCCCGCCGTAACCCACGGAAAAGAACTGGCCAGCTTTGTAAAACGCGTGGAGACCATTGTCATGCCGGTATTGCCGTCACCGCTGGACATCCGTGCAGCCGCCAAGTTTGTTCAGGAATTACGCGCTTTAAGCAAAGTGGAACGCAACGAAGTAAAAATCGCGCTCGTGGCCAACCGTGTCAGGGAAAATACCGTGGTTTACCACAAGCTGTCTGTCTTTCTGAAAAGCTTGAAAATACCATTTATCGCCAGCTTGCGTGACACGCAAAATTATATTCGCGCCGCTGACCGAGGCTTGGGCATTTTTGAAATGGCACCTTCGGCTGTGCAGATGGATTTGGACCAGTGGGGCCCCCTCATCAAATGGGTTAACAGCAAACGTAGCCTGCCCTAA
- the ubiD gene encoding 4-hydroxy-3-polyprenylbenzoate decarboxylase: protein MKYKDLRDFIQQLEKTGQLKRIQAEVDPYLEITEICDRTLRAGGPALLFENVKNSNYPLLGNLFGTVERVAQGMGEESVTALREVGQLLAFLKEPEPPKGVKDAWEKLPIYKQVLNMAPKVVRNAPCQEKVLEGQSVDLSQLPVQTCWPEDAAPLITWALVVTKGPYKERQNMGIYRQQVIGPNKVIMRWLSHRGGALDYREWCEAHPGEPFPVAVALGADPATILAAVTPIPDTLSEYAFAGLLRGSKTEVTQCLGSDLQIPASAEFVLEGYIYPGETADEGPFGDHTGYYNEVDRFPVFTIERITQRKDPIYHSTYTGRPPDEPAILGLALNEVFVPILQKQFPEIMDFYLPPEGCSYRVAVVSMKKQYAGHAKRVMMGVWSFLRQFMYTKFVIVVDQDINARNWQDVIWAMSTRMDPGRDTTIVDNTPIDYLDFASPVSGLGSKMGFDATNKWPGETQREWGRPICMSETVKKRVDEIWDSLDIFD from the coding sequence ATGAAATATAAAGACCTGCGCGACTTCATACAGCAACTGGAAAAAACCGGACAACTGAAACGGATTCAGGCTGAGGTGGACCCCTATTTGGAAATCACCGAAATCTGCGACCGTACTCTACGAGCCGGCGGCCCGGCCCTGTTGTTCGAAAATGTCAAAAACAGCAATTACCCCTTGTTGGGAAACTTATTTGGCACTGTGGAACGGGTGGCCCAAGGCATGGGCGAGGAATCGGTAACCGCATTAAGGGAAGTGGGTCAACTGTTGGCCTTTCTCAAAGAACCCGAACCGCCCAAAGGCGTAAAAGACGCCTGGGAAAAACTACCGATATATAAGCAGGTGCTCAATATGGCACCCAAAGTAGTCCGCAATGCACCTTGCCAGGAAAAAGTTCTGGAAGGTCAATCGGTTGATCTGTCACAGCTACCGGTTCAAACCTGCTGGCCGGAAGACGCCGCCCCCTTGATCACTTGGGCCTTAGTGGTTACTAAAGGGCCTTACAAAGAACGTCAAAATATGGGTATCTACCGCCAACAAGTCATAGGCCCCAACAAGGTAATCATGCGTTGGCTGTCCCATCGAGGCGGTGCTTTAGATTACCGCGAATGGTGCGAAGCCCATCCCGGGGAACCCTTTCCCGTGGCAGTGGCACTGGGCGCCGACCCCGCTACGATTTTGGCTGCGGTGACGCCCATTCCTGACACGCTCTCCGAGTATGCCTTCGCCGGCTTATTGCGCGGATCAAAAACCGAAGTAACTCAATGCCTTGGCTCTGATTTGCAGATCCCGGCCAGCGCCGAATTTGTACTGGAAGGTTATATTTATCCGGGCGAAACCGCGGATGAAGGTCCATTTGGTGATCATACCGGTTACTATAATGAAGTGGATCGATTCCCGGTCTTCACTATCGAACGCATTACCCAGCGCAAAGACCCTATCTACCACAGCACCTATACCGGCAGGCCACCGGATGAACCGGCTATTCTGGGATTGGCCCTGAATGAGGTGTTTGTCCCCATACTGCAAAAACAATTTCCGGAAATCATGGACTTTTATCTACCCCCGGAAGGTTGTTCCTACCGAGTGGCCGTGGTCAGCATGAAAAAACAATATGCCGGACACGCCAAACGGGTCATGATGGGAGTTTGGTCATTTTTAAGACAGTTTATGTACACTAAATTCGTCATTGTAGTAGACCAGGATATAAACGCGCGTAATTGGCAGGATGTGATCTGGGCTATGAGCACACGTATGGATCCGGGCCGAGACACCACCATCGTGGATAACACCCCCATCGACTACCTGGATTTCGCCTCACCTGTTTCGGGATTAGGTTCCAAAATGGGCTTTGATGCCACCAATAAATGGCCTGGGGAAACTCAGCGGGAGTGGGGCCGCCCCATTTGCATGAGCGAAACGGTCAAAAAACGCGTGGATGAAATCTGGGATTCTTTGGACATATTCGATTGA
- the prlC gene encoding oligopeptidase A, whose translation MKNPLLEYPPLPAFTRIKPEHVEAAVDQVLTQNREAIATLLQQDEHSWESLIQPLEQIQDRLHKTWSPVSHLNSVMNNEALRDAHNACLPKLSQYATELGQNTALFQAYQRLHDSDTFSQLSQAQQKVINDALRDFRLSGVDLPETEKNRFKEIQQQLSTLKSQFSDNVLDATQAWSFHTEQESDLAGLPPSAIDMAAQTAQSRNQRGWVFNLEFPSYFAIMTYADRRELRQQIYKAYVTRASDQGPNAGQFDNSRIMQQILELRTQKAHLLGYANYAELSLATKMAPDTQSVLDFLSDLAKRSRPIAEQDLHQLQDFATQEMQLSSLEPWDIMYLSEKLRQKRYNVSQEDLKPYFPEPQVVQGMFAVVHKLYGLSIEERHDVDTWHEQVRFFDVKDPIGQLRGRFYMDLYARANKRGGAWMDECASRFKTKDGIQTPVAFITCNFTPPSGGKPALLTHSELTTLFHEFGHGLHHMLTQIDCMDASGINGVPWDAVELPSQFMENWCWEKESLNLIARHYESGEPLPDSLFDKLLQAKNFQSAMQMVRQLEFALFDFRLHLEFDPQQPDQIQNLLNQVRREVAVIRHSDYNRFQHGFSHIFAGGYAAGYYSYKWAEVLSADAFSKFEEDGIFNRDTGQAFLHSILEQGGSAEPMELFKQFRGREPSVDALLRHSGITA comes from the coding sequence ATGAAAAACCCCCTGTTGGAATATCCGCCGCTACCCGCCTTCACACGCATTAAACCGGAACATGTGGAAGCGGCAGTAGACCAGGTACTGACGCAAAATCGAGAAGCCATCGCTACTTTACTACAACAAGACGAGCATAGTTGGGAATCATTGATACAACCCCTGGAACAAATACAGGACCGTCTGCACAAAACTTGGTCGCCGGTGAGCCATCTAAACTCGGTCATGAACAATGAAGCCTTGCGTGATGCTCACAATGCCTGCCTCCCCAAATTGAGCCAGTATGCCACGGAGCTGGGGCAAAATACCGCCTTGTTTCAGGCCTACCAGCGTTTGCATGACAGTGACACATTCTCACAATTGAGCCAAGCTCAACAAAAAGTTATTAATGACGCCCTTAGGGATTTTCGATTGTCCGGTGTGGATTTGCCCGAGACAGAAAAAAATCGTTTCAAAGAAATTCAGCAACAGCTATCTACACTAAAATCCCAATTTTCTGACAATGTTTTGGATGCCACTCAAGCCTGGTCTTTTCACACGGAACAAGAGTCTGATTTGGCCGGATTACCGCCTTCCGCCATCGACATGGCGGCACAAACCGCGCAAAGCCGAAATCAAAGGGGTTGGGTTTTTAACCTGGAATTTCCTTCTTACTTTGCCATTATGACCTATGCCGACCGGCGTGAACTGCGACAACAAATATATAAAGCTTATGTCACCCGTGCATCGGACCAAGGTCCAAACGCAGGACAGTTCGACAACAGTCGGATCATGCAACAAATTTTAGAGCTGCGCACACAAAAAGCCCATCTCCTGGGCTATGCCAATTATGCCGAGCTGTCGCTGGCTACCAAAATGGCACCGGACACCCAATCGGTATTGGATTTTCTCAGTGATCTGGCCAAACGCTCCAGACCCATCGCCGAACAGGATTTACACCAGCTACAGGATTTCGCGACACAAGAAATGCAATTGTCGAGTTTGGAACCCTGGGACATTATGTACCTCTCGGAAAAATTGCGCCAAAAACGCTACAACGTCAGCCAAGAAGATCTCAAACCCTACTTTCCCGAACCACAGGTGGTTCAAGGTATGTTTGCAGTGGTGCACAAACTGTACGGTTTAAGCATCGAGGAACGCCATGACGTCGACACTTGGCATGAGCAAGTACGGTTCTTTGATGTAAAAGACCCAATAGGCCAACTTCGGGGCCGCTTCTATATGGACCTCTATGCGCGTGCAAACAAACGCGGTGGCGCCTGGATGGATGAATGCGCTTCCCGGTTTAAAACCAAGGATGGCATACAAACACCGGTCGCCTTTATCACCTGCAATTTTACCCCACCCAGCGGTGGCAAACCGGCCCTACTGACGCATTCTGAACTCACCACTTTGTTTCATGAATTTGGCCATGGCTTACATCATATGTTGACCCAAATCGACTGCATGGATGCGTCCGGCATTAACGGAGTGCCCTGGGATGCTGTAGAACTGCCCAGTCAGTTTATGGAAAACTGGTGCTGGGAAAAGGAATCTCTAAATCTCATAGCACGCCATTACGAAAGCGGTGAGCCTCTGCCCGACTCGCTGTTCGACAAACTGCTACAGGCTAAAAATTTTCAAAGTGCCATGCAAATGGTGCGGCAGTTGGAATTTGCCCTGTTTGATTTTCGCTTACACCTGGAATTCGACCCTCAACAGCCGGATCAAATACAAAACCTGCTGAATCAGGTTCGACGCGAGGTCGCAGTAATCCGGCACAGTGACTATAATCGGTTCCAACACGGTTTTTCACACATATTTGCCGGAGGTTACGCCGCCGGTTATTACAGCTACAAATGGGCCGAAGTACTCTCTGCGGATGCCTTTTCCAAATTTGAGGAGGACGGTATTTTTAACCGAGACACCGGCCAGGCTTTTCTACACAGCATCCTGGAACAAGGCGGATCTGCCGAACCCATGGAACTTTTTAAACAATTTCGAGGCAGAGAACCTTCTGTGGATGCTTTATTGCGTCACAGCGGCATAACTGCCTGA
- a CDS encoding serine/threonine protein kinase: protein MGKTHNEHPYEQLTPEVVLDAVETMGVQCDGRLLALNSYENRVYQVGVEDGTPLVAKFYRPGRWSDAAIIEEHNFTITLAEAELPVVAPLRWDGETLHMSHGFRFSLYPRRAGRWPELDSEQNLRWMGRFIARIHNLGRLRPFQHRPRLDIQTYGHDAVEFLLATTFIPAELREAYTSLVRDVLAQVQAGFDAAGVVAQLRIHGDCHPGNILWTSDGPHFVDFDDARSGPAIQDLWMLLSGEREQMTQQLSHVLGGYTEFSDFNPSEVALIEPLRTLRMINYSAWLARRWQDPSFPINFPWFAGNRYWEEQILALREQLALMQEGPLVWY from the coding sequence GTGGGTAAAACCCACAATGAACATCCTTATGAGCAATTGACACCGGAAGTGGTGTTGGACGCGGTGGAAACCATGGGGGTGCAGTGTGATGGTCGTTTATTAGCCTTAAACAGCTATGAAAACCGTGTCTATCAGGTGGGCGTGGAAGACGGGACACCCTTGGTCGCCAAGTTTTACCGTCCGGGACGTTGGAGCGATGCCGCCATTATTGAAGAGCACAATTTTACCATCACTCTGGCAGAAGCAGAGTTGCCGGTAGTGGCGCCTTTGCGGTGGGATGGTGAAACCCTACACATGTCCCATGGATTTCGTTTTTCCCTATATCCGCGCAGAGCCGGTCGCTGGCCCGAGTTGGATAGTGAGCAAAATTTACGCTGGATGGGCCGCTTTATTGCCCGGATCCATAATTTGGGTCGTTTAAGGCCGTTTCAACATCGTCCCCGCTTGGATATACAAACCTATGGTCATGACGCGGTAGAGTTTTTATTAGCAACTACATTTATCCCGGCGGAATTGCGCGAGGCGTATACCAGCCTGGTGCGGGATGTGTTGGCGCAGGTGCAGGCCGGATTTGATGCAGCAGGCGTTGTGGCACAGCTGCGCATTCACGGTGATTGTCACCCGGGTAACATTTTATGGACCAGTGACGGTCCTCATTTTGTGGATTTTGACGATGCCCGCAGTGGACCGGCAATCCAGGATTTATGGATGTTGTTATCGGGTGAGCGGGAGCAAATGACACAACAGTTATCCCATGTCCTGGGGGGGTACACTGAGTTTAGTGACTTCAATCCCTCTGAGGTGGCGCTCATAGAACCCTTGCGTACCTTACGTATGATTAACTATTCGGCTTGGCTGGCGCGACGTTGGCAGGACCCCAGCTTTCCCATCAATTTTCCCTGGTTCGCCGGCAACCGTTACTGGGAAGAACAAATCCTGGCCTTGCGGGAGCAGTTGGCATTGATGCAGGAAGGGCCGTTGGTATGGTACTAA